Proteins found in one Thalassomonas actiniarum genomic segment:
- a CDS encoding tetratricopeptide repeat protein — protein MNRLMKNSLITLSLALSTPLLANAASIDEEITKLQQQWAHVNYELKDDAQEQGFKKLVQQAQAVTEQYGDNAKSWIWSGIIQSSFAGQKGGLGALSLAKKSKKDFEKAIELDANALNGSAMMSLGVLFHKVPGWPVAFGDDDKAEELMKKALAINPKGIDGNYFYGEYLYDEGKYQQAKDYLQLALQAAPRPNRPLADKYRQEEVRQVLAKVEKRLNKRSKK, from the coding sequence ATGAACAGATTAATGAAAAACTCCCTGATCACTTTAAGCCTGGCATTAAGCACGCCTTTGCTGGCCAATGCCGCTTCCATCGATGAAGAGATCACTAAACTGCAACAGCAGTGGGCCCATGTCAATTATGAGCTAAAAGATGATGCCCAGGAGCAGGGCTTTAAAAAGCTGGTACAGCAGGCACAGGCGGTGACGGAGCAATATGGTGATAATGCCAAGTCCTGGATCTGGAGTGGTATCATACAATCGAGCTTTGCCGGACAAAAAGGCGGCCTGGGAGCCTTGTCGCTGGCGAAAAAATCGAAAAAAGACTTTGAAAAAGCGATTGAGCTTGATGCCAATGCCTTAAACGGCTCGGCCATGATGAGTTTAGGTGTCCTTTTTCATAAGGTACCCGGCTGGCCGGTTGCTTTCGGCGATGACGACAAGGCCGAGGAATTGATGAAAAAAGCCCTGGCAATCAACCCTAAAGGCATCGACGGTAATTACTTTTACGGCGAATATTTGTATGATGAGGGCAAATATCAACAAGCCAAAGATTATTTGCAGCTTGCCCTGCAGGCAGCACCTCGCCCTAACCGGCCGCTGGCGGATAAATACCGCCAGGAAGAAGTCAGGCAGGTACTGGCAAAAGTCGAAAAACGCTTAAACAAACGTTCGAAGAAATAA
- a CDS encoding SDR family oxidoreductase, with the protein MMKLSDAKVVITGATGGIGQSVAYLLAERGARLLLVGRNSDKLISTVQHLGSEHSWLSADISSVQGRADVMLQAKRFEANMLVNNAGISEFNEFSQLSDTRLAQAMNINLLAPMSLTRSFLHELGDTPKVVLNVGSALGSIGYPYYASYCATKFGLRGFTEALQRELTDSRHQVLYFAPRATDTSINSDAVKQMNRALGSKTDTPQEVAHALVKQLELGKKRLAVGWPEKLFARLNGFWPEVVDNALAKKFTKIQKFVKMVNS; encoded by the coding sequence ATGATGAAACTCTCTGATGCCAAAGTGGTGATCACCGGGGCTACCGGCGGAATAGGCCAGTCAGTGGCTTACCTGCTGGCCGAGCGTGGGGCACGTTTATTACTCGTGGGCAGGAATAGCGATAAGTTAATCAGCACGGTACAACATTTGGGCAGTGAGCATTCGTGGCTCAGCGCGGATATCAGCAGTGTGCAGGGCAGGGCGGATGTCATGCTTCAGGCGAAAAGATTTGAAGCCAATATGTTGGTCAATAATGCCGGTATCAGCGAATTTAATGAGTTTTCCCAACTCTCCGATACCCGCCTGGCACAGGCGATGAACATCAATTTGCTGGCGCCGATGTCGTTAACCCGGTCATTTTTGCATGAGCTGGGCGACACTCCGAAAGTGGTACTAAATGTCGGCTCGGCGCTTGGCAGCATAGGTTATCCCTATTATGCCAGTTACTGCGCCACTAAGTTCGGCCTCAGGGGCTTTACCGAGGCGCTGCAACGTGAGCTTACCGACTCGCGCCACCAGGTCTTGTATTTCGCTCCCAGGGCAACCGACACCAGCATCAACTCGGATGCGGTAAAACAGATGAACCGGGCGCTGGGCAGCAAAACCGATACCCCGCAGGAGGTGGCCCATGCCTTGGTCAAACAGCTGGAGTTGGGCAAAAAACGTCTGGCTGTCGGTTGGCCGGAAAAATTATTTGCCCGTCTTAACGGTTTCTGGCCCGAGGTGGTGGATAACGCACTGGCAAAAAAATTCACGAAAATTCAAAAGTTTGTAAAAATGGTTAATAGTTGA
- a CDS encoding TenA family transcriptional regulator → MNFFQRLKEETTTEQNYLLSAPIIARCMQGDICLDDYVAFLKEAYHHVKHTTPLLMNVGAKLTEEKEWLREAVAEYIEEELGHQEWILNDIAACGYDKEEARASEPNFETEVMVAYTYDAINRKSPLTFFGLVHVLEGTSIAMADSVAKTVGDNIGLPKNAFSYLTSHGAIDIEHVKFFETLMNKITDEQEQQLIIKSAKRFYTLYGNILRGLQVNHGVPAAA, encoded by the coding sequence ATGAACTTTTTCCAGCGTTTAAAAGAAGAAACCACAACAGAGCAAAACTACTTATTATCTGCCCCTATTATTGCCCGCTGCATGCAGGGAGATATTTGCCTGGATGACTATGTCGCCTTTTTAAAAGAAGCCTATCACCACGTAAAACACACCACGCCGCTGCTGATGAACGTCGGCGCGAAATTAACCGAAGAAAAAGAGTGGCTGCGCGAAGCGGTAGCCGAATATATCGAAGAAGAGCTGGGTCACCAGGAATGGATTTTAAATGATATCGCCGCCTGCGGTTATGACAAGGAAGAAGCGCGGGCCAGTGAGCCGAATTTTGAAACCGAAGTCATGGTGGCTTATACCTACGACGCCATTAACCGCAAAAGTCCGCTGACCTTTTTTGGCCTGGTACATGTGCTTGAAGGCACCAGTATCGCCATGGCCGACAGTGTCGCCAAAACCGTCGGTGACAATATCGGCTTACCGAAAAATGCCTTCTCCTATTTAACCTCACACGGGGCAATTGATATCGAGCATGTGAAATTTTTTGAAACCCTGATGAATAAGATCACCGATGAGCAGGAGCAGCAATTGATCATCAAGTCCGCGAAAAGGTTCTACACCTTATACGGCAACATCTTAAGGGGATTACAGGTCAATCACGGCGTGCCGGCGGCTGCTTAG